A single region of the Phycisphaerae bacterium RAS1 genome encodes:
- the mtnC gene encoding Enolase-phosphatase E1: MTPGVRCILLDIEGTIAPIAFVHDVLFPFARARLNAFLERHWDTPEVHAARQQIADDAHSPPLDRDALIAHLLGLMDRDAKTTGLKSLQGLIWRGGFESGELRSPLFDDVAPAIRRWREEGVRISIYSSGSAAAQRLFCAHTTAGDLTPLIERYFDTTVGAKRSAASYQRIAELLALPAEQMLFISDVPAELAAARAAGVPVRLAVRPGNAPATGTEFPALQSLSQLSAID, translated from the coding sequence GTGACACCGGGCGTTCGCTGCATCCTGTTGGACATCGAAGGCACGATCGCGCCGATTGCGTTCGTGCATGACGTGCTTTTTCCGTTCGCCCGCGCAAGGCTGAATGCGTTTCTGGAGCGCCACTGGGACACGCCGGAAGTCCACGCGGCGCGGCAACAGATCGCCGACGACGCGCATTCGCCGCCGCTGGATCGCGACGCGCTGATCGCGCATCTGCTGGGGTTGATGGATCGCGACGCGAAAACGACGGGGCTGAAGTCGCTTCAGGGGCTGATCTGGCGCGGGGGCTTCGAGAGCGGGGAACTGCGCTCACCGCTGTTCGACGACGTGGCGCCGGCGATTCGCCGATGGCGCGAGGAGGGTGTGCGCATCAGCATTTACTCCAGCGGTAGCGCGGCGGCGCAGCGGCTGTTCTGCGCGCACACCACCGCCGGCGACCTGACGCCGCTCATTGAACGCTATTTTGACACGACGGTCGGGGCAAAGCGGTCGGCGGCGAGCTACCAGCGAATCGCGGAACTGCTGGCCCTGCCCGCGGAGCAGATGCTTTTCATCTCCGACGTACCGGCGGAGTTGGCGGCGGCGCGCGCGGCCGGGGTGCCGGTGCGCCTGGCCGTGCGGCCGGGGAACGCGCCGGCGACAGGAACGGAATTCCCGGCGCTCCAGTCGTTGTCGCAACTTTCGGCGATTGACTGA
- the moeZ_1 gene encoding putative adenylyltransferase/sulfurtransferase MoeZ, with translation MTSDPPPFRDPSLARYSRQMLVPSFGEAGQKRLKHSSVTLIGCGALGGVIANSLVRAGIGKLRIVDRDFIELDNLQRQILFDEHDLAQNLPKAEAAGRKLRKINSAVEIEAVVDDANHLNILSLCRDCDLILDGADNFETRFLVNDAAVKLGLPWVYGACIAGEGLVMAIIPHDTPCLRCVWEDAPPPGTTPTCDTAGVLGPVVEIVASFQVLEAMKILIGAYDAKTDSRGAATPAQKDARPPYSGFGKGCMLTIDGWSGRVRSLDMQSARGQGECVCCKQGRFEYLSGEKTSASVSLCGRNAVQILPPPGATIDFRRVAERLKSGAAPEMNAFMLRFRVEPYQVTLFADGRAIVQGTADAATARGVYAKYVGA, from the coding sequence ATGACGAGCGATCCGCCGCCCTTCCGTGATCCTTCGCTGGCGCGCTACAGCCGCCAGATGCTCGTACCCAGCTTCGGCGAGGCGGGGCAGAAACGGCTCAAGCACTCCAGCGTCACGCTGATCGGCTGCGGGGCGCTCGGCGGCGTGATCGCCAATTCGCTCGTGCGCGCCGGAATCGGCAAGCTGCGCATCGTCGATCGCGACTTCATCGAGCTGGACAACCTGCAGCGGCAGATTCTCTTCGACGAACACGACCTCGCCCAGAACCTGCCCAAGGCCGAGGCCGCCGGCCGCAAGCTGCGGAAGATCAACTCCGCCGTGGAGATCGAGGCCGTCGTCGACGACGCCAACCATCTCAATATCCTCTCGCTCTGCCGCGACTGTGACCTGATTCTCGACGGCGCCGACAATTTCGAGACGCGCTTCCTGGTCAACGACGCAGCGGTGAAGCTCGGGTTGCCCTGGGTGTACGGAGCGTGCATTGCGGGCGAGGGGCTGGTCATGGCCATCATCCCGCACGACACGCCCTGCCTGCGCTGCGTCTGGGAAGACGCCCCGCCGCCCGGAACAACGCCCACCTGCGACACGGCCGGCGTGCTGGGGCCGGTGGTGGAGATCGTGGCGAGCTTCCAGGTGCTGGAGGCGATGAAGATTCTCATCGGCGCGTATGACGCGAAAACGGACTCGCGCGGCGCCGCGACCCCGGCACAAAAGGACGCCCGCCCGCCGTACTCCGGTTTCGGCAAAGGCTGCATGCTCACAATCGACGGCTGGAGCGGCCGCGTCCGCAGCCTGGACATGCAGTCGGCCCGCGGCCAGGGTGAGTGCGTCTGCTGCAAGCAGGGGCGATTCGAGTATCTCAGCGGCGAAAAAACATCCGCCTCGGTCTCACTCTGCGGCCGCAACGCGGTGCAGATTCTTCCGCCGCCGGGGGCGACGATCGACTTCCGTCGCGTGGCGGAGCGGCTCAAGTCCGGTGCGGCCCCGGAGATGAACGCGTTCATGCTGCGTTTCCGCGTGGAGCCTTACCAGGTGACGCTGTTTGCCGACGGGCGGGCGATCGTGCAGGGCACGGCGGACGCGGCGACGGCGCGGGGCGTCTACGCGAAGTACGTGGGAGCGTAG
- the aspC_1 gene encoding Aspartate aminotransferase, translating to MSRFLSQRLAGMSQSEIRNMTRECERVGGINLGQGLGDLPTPPLVRDGAIQAIHDRRSLYSFPEGIVELRQLIADKLRRDNGIEADPTSEIVVTVGSSGGFACTIMGCLNPGDGIVLFEPYYGYHLNAALLAGLEPQFVPLSPPAFAIDEAALRAAIRPNTRAIVLCTPSNPSGKMYAEADFQMLDRVCRERDLLLITDEIYEYIIYDGRTHVCPATVGDLRDRTVTLMGLSKTFSITGWRIGYAVAPQPLARAITLAQDLFYVCAPTPLQHGVANGFKAPREFFSRLKAEYQRKRDILCDGLAAAGLRPIVPEGAYYVLAEIGHLGFPNAKAAAMALLEETKVASVPGTAFYQSETGQKLLRFCFAKEDDLLREAARRIRSFRGAPVHA from the coding sequence ATGAGCCGATTCCTATCGCAGCGCCTCGCAGGCATGAGCCAGTCCGAAATCCGCAACATGACGCGCGAGTGCGAGCGCGTCGGCGGCATCAATCTGGGGCAGGGGCTGGGCGATCTGCCCACGCCGCCCCTGGTGCGCGACGGCGCGATTCAGGCCATTCACGACCGCCGCAGCCTGTACTCGTTTCCCGAGGGCATCGTCGAGCTGCGGCAGCTCATCGCCGATAAGCTGCGGCGCGACAACGGGATCGAGGCTGATCCCACGAGCGAGATCGTCGTCACGGTCGGCTCGTCGGGCGGGTTTGCCTGCACGATCATGGGCTGCCTGAACCCCGGCGACGGGATCGTCCTGTTTGAGCCCTACTACGGCTATCACCTGAACGCCGCCCTGCTGGCGGGGCTGGAGCCGCAGTTCGTGCCGCTGTCGCCGCCGGCGTTCGCCATCGACGAGGCCGCGCTGCGGGCGGCAATCCGCCCGAACACGCGCGCGATTGTGCTCTGCACGCCCTCGAATCCGAGCGGGAAAATGTACGCCGAGGCGGATTTCCAGATGCTGGATCGCGTCTGCCGCGAGCGCGACCTGCTGCTGATCACCGACGAGATTTACGAATACATCATTTACGACGGCCGAACGCACGTCTGCCCAGCGACGGTGGGCGACCTGCGCGACCGAACCGTGACGCTGATGGGGCTGTCGAAGACGTTCAGCATCACCGGTTGGCGCATCGGCTACGCGGTCGCGCCGCAGCCCCTGGCGCGGGCGATCACGCTGGCGCAGGATCTGTTCTACGTGTGCGCACCGACGCCGCTGCAACACGGCGTGGCAAACGGCTTCAAGGCGCCGCGGGAGTTCTTCTCGCGGCTGAAGGCGGAGTATCAACGGAAGCGGGACATTCTGTGCGACGGGCTGGCGGCGGCGGGGCTGCGGCCGATCGTGCCGGAGGGGGCGTATTACGTGCTGGCGGAGATCGGGCACCTGGGCTTTCCGAATGCGAAGGCGGCGGCGATGGCGCTGCTGGAGGAAACCAAAGTGGCCAGCGTGCCGGGAACGGCGTTCTATCAGAGCGAAACGGGGCAGAAGCTGCTGCGGTTCTGCTTCGCCAAGGAAGACGACCTGCTGCGCGAGGCGGCCAGGCGAATCCGGAGCTTCCGGGGAGCGCCGGTCCATGCTTGA
- the mtnB gene encoding Methylthioribulose-1-phosphate dehydratase — MLEFVPGLLDRGPAAVAAARHALADLSAMLYERGWAFGTSGNYSALLSHEPLRLLITASGRDKRRLTDTDFTIVDERGRTVDAGAPRPSAETMLHVTLAQRGCVGSVLHTHSTWNTVLSDLHAARGALRIEGYEMLKGLTGVTTHESAIEIPIFENTQDIPDLALRVAARLDETGDGLPWAFLIRRHGLYTWGRDLAEARRHVEILEFLFEVVGRSSGL, encoded by the coding sequence ATGCTTGAGTTCGTGCCGGGCTTGCTGGATCGCGGGCCGGCGGCGGTGGCGGCGGCGCGGCATGCGCTCGCGGACCTGTCCGCCATGCTCTACGAGCGCGGCTGGGCCTTCGGAACCAGCGGCAATTACAGCGCGCTGCTCAGCCACGAGCCGCTGCGGCTGCTGATCACGGCCAGCGGGCGCGACAAGCGACGGCTGACGGACACGGATTTCACGATCGTTGACGAACGGGGGCGCACGGTCGACGCCGGCGCGCCCCGGCCATCGGCGGAGACGATGCTGCACGTGACGCTGGCGCAGCGCGGCTGCGTGGGATCGGTGCTGCACACGCACTCAACCTGGAACACGGTGCTTTCGGACCTGCATGCGGCGCGCGGGGCGTTGCGGATCGAGGGCTACGAGATGCTGAAGGGGCTGACGGGCGTCACGACCCACGAGAGCGCCATCGAGATTCCGATCTTCGAGAACACGCAGGATATCCCGGACCTGGCGCTGCGCGTGGCGGCGCGGCTGGATGAGACCGGCGACGGGCTGCCCTGGGCATTTCTGATTCGGCGGCACGGGCTGTACACATGGGGGCGCGACCTGGCCGAAGCCCGGCGGCACGTGGAGATTCTGGAGTTCTTGTTCGAGGTGGTCGGTCGAAGTTCAGGGCTGTAA
- a CDS encoding RNA polymerase factor sigma-70, with protein sequence MRGTLTTHVSLLARLSDGDDATAWSDFLDRYGELIRSFAQRRGLQAADCDDVAQDVLLALTKAMRSFEYRAEKGRFRAYLKAATLRLVNRKFWQKTGVRPLEQVEDAGADPAVESLWEEEWRAHHVRQAMRTLEVEFGRTELRAFQWYGVEGRGAQETAAALSLSLNQVYQAKSRVMKRLAELIEEQTQDEG encoded by the coding sequence ATGCGGGGAACGTTAACGACACATGTCAGCCTGCTCGCGCGCCTGTCCGACGGCGACGACGCGACCGCCTGGAGCGACTTTCTCGATCGCTACGGCGAGCTGATCCGCAGCTTCGCGCAGCGGCGCGGGCTTCAGGCCGCGGACTGCGACGACGTCGCACAGGACGTGCTGCTGGCGTTGACCAAGGCCATGCGGAGCTTCGAGTATCGCGCCGAGAAGGGCCGCTTTCGCGCCTATCTGAAAGCCGCCACGCTGCGGCTCGTCAATCGGAAATTCTGGCAGAAAACCGGCGTGCGCCCCCTAGAGCAGGTCGAGGACGCCGGGGCCGATCCGGCTGTCGAGAGCCTGTGGGAAGAGGAGTGGCGCGCCCACCACGTGCGCCAGGCGATGCGGACGCTCGAAGTCGAGTTCGGCCGCACCGAGCTTCGCGCGTTTCAGTGGTACGGCGTCGAGGGACGCGGCGCGCAGGAGACGGCCGCCGCCCTGAGCCTGTCGTTGAACCAGGTCTACCAGGCCAAGTCGCGCGTGATGAAGCGGCTGGCCGAGCTGATCGAGGAGCAGACGCAGGACGAGGGGTAG
- the pknB_1 gene encoding Serine/threonine-protein kinase PknB, with product MARDSDWYSEEGALIKAIRSSRWTAPPDPGIAGYSEWCELRRGGQGVVFSATQLSTRRRVAVKILHGGPFASPQGWARFEREIDLIAGFQHPHIVRLYDRGLTDQGLPYYVMELIEGVGLDDLLAPSGVRDARRADNGTPAAALPVRRTLELLAQICEAVNYAHQRGVIHRDLKPANILLDPDGAPHVLDFGLGKRVAEEPGENTRTSLSRTGDFAGSLPWASPEQLEGEPSRIDVRTDVYALGVLSFQMLTGCSPYPAGGGLRELVTHIREWNPKRPSLLRSGIDADVDIIVLKCLSKEPLRRYQSAGELARDLRHYLAGEPIEAKRDSAIYLLRKRVRRHRAVLGLAAALALALLAGLTASLRFWAQAAGQRDEARRQAAVARAVNAFLHDTLAAGDPYAARPLFEPARQAGVSGALDVASARVATAFAGQPEVEAAVRATLGATYLHRGEVDKAAPHIEQSLALRRTLLGERHPDTLTALELVAELREAQRQYAECERLILQVWEIRRATLGDDHADTLRALGALGWARHRLGREQEAEAAVRQALAGQVRLLGESHAETLDTMTGLAWVLQGMNRIDEAYAVARRASDGFQRLLGTGHPLAINSLDPLASLLMAQGRLDESERLYRDVLDGSRRVLGEAHPDTLTSLGNVARVTYERGRYAEAEALYREQLDRMHPILAADHPARCTVLYSLALTLKMQKKYAESERFYGEAMDAARRALGADNTLTIQILYGWGEVLRELGRFSEAEPRLRDASDGYRRTVGEQDDKTLIAMNSLAGTLGDLNRPAEAEPIYRSVLEVRRQRLGNEHTDTLTTLNDLALLLKNAGRLAEAEPLYREVVRTQREALGPLHRHTLIGAFNLAQLLCEKGDCDEAESLFLDVIRSAPDALTPDHWYCGWFRLGFGRCLMKSGRLAEAESHLLSAHSHLASVLGPDDRRTTNAARCLADLYVAWERPAEAAVWRALSEPRP from the coding sequence ATGGCACGCGACTCCGATTGGTACTCTGAGGAAGGCGCGCTGATCAAGGCGATTCGCAGCAGCCGCTGGACGGCGCCGCCCGATCCGGGCATCGCCGGCTACTCCGAGTGGTGCGAATTGCGGCGCGGCGGACAGGGCGTGGTGTTCAGCGCCACGCAGCTTTCGACCCGGCGGCGCGTCGCGGTGAAGATTCTCCACGGAGGGCCGTTCGCCTCGCCCCAGGGCTGGGCGCGATTTGAGCGCGAGATCGACCTGATCGCCGGCTTTCAGCACCCGCACATCGTCCGGCTGTACGACCGCGGATTGACCGACCAGGGACTGCCCTATTACGTGATGGAGCTGATCGAGGGGGTCGGGCTGGACGATCTTCTGGCGCCGTCCGGCGTTCGCGACGCGCGCCGCGCCGACAATGGGACTCCCGCGGCGGCCCTGCCCGTGCGTCGAACGCTGGAGCTGCTGGCGCAGATCTGCGAAGCGGTGAACTACGCCCATCAGCGAGGCGTCATTCACCGCGATTTGAAGCCGGCCAATATCCTTCTCGACCCGGACGGGGCGCCGCATGTGCTGGATTTCGGACTTGGCAAGCGGGTCGCGGAGGAACCCGGCGAAAACACGCGCACATCGCTGAGTCGAACCGGGGACTTTGCCGGTTCGCTGCCCTGGGCCAGCCCCGAGCAGCTCGAAGGAGAGCCATCGCGTATTGACGTTCGCACCGACGTCTACGCGCTGGGCGTGTTGTCGTTTCAGATGCTCACGGGGTGCTCCCCGTACCCCGCTGGCGGTGGGCTGCGCGAACTCGTGACGCACATCCGGGAGTGGAACCCGAAACGGCCGAGCTTGCTGCGAAGCGGGATCGACGCCGACGTGGACATCATCGTGCTCAAGTGCCTGAGCAAGGAGCCGCTCCGCCGCTACCAATCGGCAGGCGAGCTGGCCCGCGACCTGCGGCACTACCTGGCCGGCGAGCCGATTGAGGCCAAGCGCGATTCGGCGATCTACCTGCTGCGGAAACGCGTTCGCCGTCATCGCGCCGTGCTGGGACTGGCTGCGGCGCTGGCCCTGGCGCTTCTGGCCGGGCTCACGGCATCGCTGCGCTTCTGGGCGCAGGCCGCCGGCCAGCGCGACGAGGCCCGGCGACAAGCCGCGGTTGCGCGGGCCGTGAACGCGTTCCTGCACGACACGCTGGCGGCGGGCGACCCCTACGCCGCCCGCCCGCTATTTGAACCGGCGCGTCAGGCTGGCGTAAGCGGCGCGCTCGATGTCGCGTCGGCGCGGGTCGCGACCGCGTTCGCCGGCCAGCCCGAAGTGGAAGCCGCTGTCAGGGCGACGCTGGGAGCGACGTATCTGCACCGCGGCGAAGTGGACAAGGCGGCCCCGCACATTGAACAGTCGCTTGCGCTTCGCCGCACGCTCCTGGGCGAGCGGCATCCGGACACGCTGACCGCACTGGAGCTGGTCGCAGAGCTTCGCGAGGCGCAGCGCCAGTATGCCGAGTGCGAACGGTTGATCCTCCAGGTCTGGGAAATACGACGCGCAACTTTGGGCGACGACCACGCCGACACGCTGCGAGCGCTTGGCGCTTTGGGCTGGGCGAGGCATCGCCTGGGACGCGAGCAGGAGGCCGAGGCGGCGGTGCGCCAGGCGCTGGCGGGCCAGGTGCGACTGCTGGGAGAAAGTCACGCCGAAACGCTCGACACCATGACGGGCCTGGCCTGGGTGCTGCAGGGCATGAACCGGATCGACGAAGCGTACGCCGTCGCTCGCCGAGCCTCAGACGGGTTCCAACGCCTGCTGGGAACCGGGCACCCGCTCGCAATCAACTCACTGGATCCCCTTGCGTCGCTGCTGATGGCCCAGGGACGCCTGGACGAATCCGAGCGGCTGTACCGCGACGTCCTGGACGGCTCCCGCCGTGTGTTGGGGGAGGCGCACCCGGATACGCTCACGTCGCTGGGCAATGTCGCGCGCGTCACATATGAGCGCGGCCGGTATGCAGAAGCGGAGGCGCTTTACCGCGAGCAGCTCGATCGCATGCACCCCATCCTCGCGGCCGACCATCCGGCGCGCTGCACCGTGCTCTACAGCCTGGCGCTGACGCTCAAGATGCAGAAGAAGTACGCAGAATCGGAGAGATTCTACGGCGAGGCCATGGACGCGGCCCGCCGCGCGCTGGGGGCCGACAATACACTGACGATCCAGATTTTGTACGGGTGGGGTGAAGTGCTGCGGGAACTGGGTCGCTTCTCCGAGGCCGAGCCTCGGCTGCGCGACGCTTCTGACGGCTATCGCCGGACCGTCGGCGAGCAGGACGACAAGACGTTGATCGCAATGAACTCGCTGGCTGGAACGCTCGGCGACCTGAACCGGCCGGCCGAAGCCGAACCGATCTACCGCAGCGTGCTGGAGGTCCGGCGGCAGCGGCTGGGAAACGAGCACACGGACACGCTGACGACGCTCAACGACCTGGCGCTACTGCTCAAGAATGCCGGCCGCCTGGCGGAAGCCGAGCCGCTCTACCGCGAGGTGGTCCGGACGCAGCGCGAAGCGCTCGGCCCCTTGCACCGCCACACGCTGATCGGCGCGTTCAACCTGGCGCAACTTCTCTGCGAGAAGGGCGACTGCGACGAGGCGGAGTCGCTTTTTCTCGATGTGATTCGCAGCGCACCGGACGCGCTGACGCCGGACCACTGGTACTGCGGCTGGTTCCGGCTCGGTTTCGGCCGATGCCTGATGAAATCCGGCCGCCTGGCCGAAGCTGAATCGCACCTGCTCAGCGCCCATTCCCACCTGGCCAGCGTGCTGGGACCGGATGACCGCCGCACCACAAACGCGGCCCGCTGTCTGGCCGACCTGTATGTCGCGTGGGAGCGACCGGCGGAGGCGGCCGTCTGGCGGGCTCTTTCCGAGCCGCGACCGTGA
- the rbsA_1 gene encoding Ribose import ATP-binding protein RbsA, which translates to MIEFHHVTKTFAGVTALSDVSLSIRRGECHALMGENGAGKSTLGKVLAGIHRPNSGEIRIDGSLVRIACPADAARAGVGMVHQELAFCPDLSVAENLAMGRYPRWAGLFVRRGEMEQQALRLLGRIGAQLDVRRPMRELSTAQEQLVQIAAAVGSGASIIVFDEPTSSLSEVEAQRLFALIESLKGRGVTVIYVSHRMPEVFRLADRISVLRDGRYVGTVEKAETSEDELVRMMIGRSVSAYVPQHLAAAPGPLRLQVERLSSPRRFESVSLELRSGEIVGLAGLVGAGRSELAQAIFGLDAAARGVVRVDGSALRPGDVRNALHRGVGLVPEDRKRQGLVLQMSGRENCSMVILRWLRRFLLLDRARERRQAADLFAKLAVKTPSIETAVANLSGGNQQKVVIAKWLARKLNVLIVDEPTRGVDVGAKAAIHALLDDLARQGLAILLISSELPEIVSLSTRVLVMREGRIVGHVPRAEATQERLMALMAGVAA; encoded by the coding sequence ATGATCGAGTTTCACCACGTCACCAAGACCTTCGCCGGCGTCACGGCCCTCTCCGACGTCTCGCTCTCCATCCGCCGCGGCGAGTGTCACGCCCTCATGGGCGAGAACGGCGCAGGCAAATCTACGCTCGGCAAAGTGCTGGCCGGCATTCACCGTCCCAACAGCGGCGAGATTCGCATCGACGGGTCGCTGGTGCGCATCGCCTGTCCGGCGGATGCGGCCCGCGCCGGCGTCGGCATGGTGCATCAGGAGCTGGCCTTCTGCCCCGACCTCTCGGTCGCCGAAAACCTGGCCATGGGACGCTACCCGCGCTGGGCCGGGCTATTCGTGCGCCGCGGCGAGATGGAGCAGCAGGCGCTGCGCCTGCTCGGCCGCATTGGGGCCCAGCTCGACGTCCGCCGGCCGATGCGCGAGCTCTCGACCGCGCAGGAGCAACTGGTGCAGATCGCCGCGGCGGTCGGCTCGGGGGCCAGCATCATCGTCTTCGACGAACCGACCAGCTCGCTGTCCGAGGTCGAGGCGCAGCGCCTGTTCGCACTGATTGAATCGCTGAAGGGCCGCGGCGTCACGGTAATTTACGTGTCGCATCGCATGCCCGAAGTCTTCCGGCTGGCCGATCGGATCAGCGTGCTGCGAGACGGCCGCTACGTGGGCACCGTCGAAAAAGCCGAGACCTCCGAGGACGAGCTGGTGCGAATGATGATCGGGCGCTCGGTGTCGGCATACGTTCCGCAGCACCTGGCCGCCGCGCCCGGCCCGCTGCGCCTGCAGGTCGAGCGCCTCAGCTCGCCGCGCCGATTCGAGAGCGTCTCGCTCGAATTGCGTTCAGGCGAGATCGTCGGGCTGGCCGGGCTGGTCGGAGCCGGCCGCAGCGAGCTGGCGCAGGCCATCTTCGGGCTGGACGCGGCGGCCCGCGGCGTCGTGCGAGTCGACGGATCGGCGCTGCGGCCGGGAGACGTGCGCAATGCGCTGCACCGCGGCGTCGGCCTCGTGCCGGAGGACCGCAAGCGGCAGGGGCTGGTCTTGCAGATGAGCGGGCGCGAGAACTGCTCGATGGTGATCCTGCGCTGGCTGCGGCGATTCCTGCTGCTGGACCGGGCGCGCGAGCGGCGCCAGGCGGCCGACCTGTTCGCGAAGCTGGCGGTGAAAACGCCCTCGATCGAGACGGCCGTCGCAAACCTGAGCGGCGGAAATCAGCAGAAGGTGGTCATCGCCAAGTGGCTGGCGCGAAAGCTGAACGTGCTGATCGTGGACGAGCCGACGCGCGGCGTCGACGTCGGGGCCAAGGCGGCCATCCACGCGCTGCTGGACGACCTCGCGCGGCAGGGACTGGCGATCCTGCTCATCTCCTCAGAACTGCCGGAGATCGTGAGTCTCTCGACGCGCGTGCTGGTGATGCGCGAGGGGCGAATCGTCGGCCACGTGCCGCGGGCCGAGGCGACGCAGGAGCGACTGATGGCGCTGATGGCGGGCGTAGCGGCCTGA
- the mtnD gene encoding Acireductone dioxygenase yields the protein MATICVPKEARTIHGQAEISAFLAPFGMTYQRWPLEDRVDPDATADDILAAYSLEIEELKRGGGYVTADVINVTPDTPGLDAMLNKFNKEHRHTEDEVRFIVKGKGLFHINPENGPVFSITVEAGDLITVPRGTRHWFDLCAERTIRAIRLFQDISGWTPLYEAGGVHGEFQPLCWGPTYLGGQAFAGSRAPSSRITP from the coding sequence ATGGCGACGATCTGCGTTCCAAAAGAAGCCCGGACCATTCACGGCCAGGCCGAAATCTCGGCGTTTCTGGCACCCTTCGGCATGACCTACCAGCGCTGGCCGCTCGAGGACCGGGTCGATCCCGATGCGACTGCGGACGACATCCTGGCGGCGTACTCCCTGGAGATTGAGGAGTTGAAGCGCGGGGGTGGATACGTCACGGCCGACGTGATCAACGTGACGCCCGATACGCCGGGGCTGGACGCGATGCTGAACAAGTTCAACAAGGAGCACCGGCACACGGAAGATGAAGTGCGGTTCATCGTGAAGGGCAAGGGGCTGTTTCACATCAACCCGGAAAACGGCCCGGTTTTCTCGATCACGGTCGAGGCCGGCGACCTGATCACCGTACCGCGCGGCACGCGACACTGGTTCGACCTGTGCGCCGAGCGGACCATCCGGGCGATCCGGCTGTTTCAGGATATTTCCGGCTGGACGCCGCTGTACGAGGCCGGCGGCGTGCACGGCGAGTTTCAGCCGCTGTGCTGGGGCCCGACGTACCTCGGCGGGCAGGCGTTCGCAGGCTCTCGTGCCCCTTCGTCGCGAATAACCCCGTGA